In Janthinobacterium sp. 67, a genomic segment contains:
- a CDS encoding hydantoinase B/oxoprolinase family protein: MDWQFWIDRGGTFTDIVARRPDGSLATHKLLSENPGQYRDAALAGMRQLMDLAPGVPLPVELVGAIKMGTTVATNALLERKGEPTVLAITRGFRDALRIAYQNRPQLFARQIILPELLYGDVIEIDERVGAHGDVVTPLDEAAARAALEQAYGRGVRAIAVVLMHGYRHHAHEARVAQLAREAGFTQVSVSHEVSPMMKLVARGDTTVVDAYLSPILRRYVDQLAMELPGVHLQFMQSNGGLTDARAFQGKDSILSGPAGGIVGMVRASALAGFDKVIGFDMGGTSTDVSHYAGEFERVFETQIAGVRMRAPMMSIHTVAAGGGSILHFDGARYKVGPDSAGANPGPASYRRGGPLAVTDCNVMLGKLQPAFFPRVFGPDANEALDVATVRAQFEALARTVNATPEEVAEGYVAIAVGNMANAIKQISVQRGHDVTEYTLTSFGGAGGQHACLVADALGMRTVFIHSLAGVMSAYGMGLADQRAMRERAIEALLGADLAGDFAQLGELARGDLLRQGVEGKRIALVSRVHLRYEGTDSALVVLFDTAASMQAQFEAAYKKRFSFLMPARALIVEAISVEAVGASDAPQVAAPAHAARADRLAPVQTVDMYCAGAWRPSGLYAADSLRPGDAIDGPAIVSDANATTVIEPGWRAEVTAHGHLVLRRVVALPERRAIGTQADPVMLEIFNNLFMSIAEQMGLRLQNTAHSVNIKERLDFSCAIFDAQGHLIANAPHMPVHLGSMGESIRTVMTRNAGAMRPGDVFMLNDPYHGGTHLPDVTVISPVFDEAGGAILFYVGSRGHHADIGGTTPGSMPPDSTRIEEEGVLIDNFKLVDGATGLLAEDETLALLAGASWPARNPRQNLADLRAQVAANQKGAEELHKMVAHFGLAVVQAYMGHVQDNAEEAVRRVITTLKDGSYALDLDNGAQIKVAIRVDAAARSAAIDFTGTSSQLPNNFNAPSAVCMAAVLYVFRTLVDDEIPLNAGCLKPLTVIIPPGSMLNPRYPASVVSGNVETSTCITNALYGALGAMAASQGTMNNFTFGSERYQYYETISGGSGAGPGFDGTDVVQTNMTNSRLTDPEILEWRFPVRLDSYSIRADSGGAGRWRGGNGGVRRVRFLEPMTAAILSNNRIHPPFGMAGGAAGALGRNYVERADGTVEHLAHIGKTDMRSGDVFVIETPGGGGYGKTE; encoded by the coding sequence ATGGACTGGCAATTCTGGATCGACCGGGGCGGCACCTTTACGGACATCGTGGCGCGCCGTCCTGACGGCAGCCTGGCCACGCATAAACTGCTGTCGGAAAACCCGGGCCAGTACCGCGACGCGGCGCTGGCCGGCATGCGCCAACTGATGGACCTGGCGCCTGGTGTGCCGCTGCCCGTCGAACTGGTGGGCGCCATCAAGATGGGCACGACGGTGGCGACCAATGCGCTGCTCGAACGCAAGGGTGAGCCGACCGTGCTGGCCATCACGCGCGGTTTCCGCGACGCCCTGCGCATCGCCTACCAGAACCGCCCGCAGCTGTTCGCGCGCCAGATCATCCTGCCCGAACTGCTGTATGGCGACGTGATCGAGATCGATGAAAGAGTGGGCGCCCATGGCGACGTCGTGACCCCGCTCGACGAGGCGGCCGCGCGCGCGGCGCTGGAACAGGCTTATGGACGCGGCGTGCGCGCCATTGCGGTCGTGCTGATGCACGGCTACCGCCATCACGCGCACGAGGCGCGGGTGGCGCAGCTGGCGCGCGAGGCCGGTTTTACGCAGGTGTCCGTGTCGCACGAAGTGAGCCCCATGATGAAACTGGTGGCGCGTGGCGACACCACGGTGGTCGATGCCTATCTGTCGCCGATTTTGCGCCGCTACGTCGACCAGCTGGCGATGGAGCTGCCCGGCGTGCACCTGCAATTCATGCAGTCGAACGGCGGCTTGACGGATGCGCGCGCCTTCCAGGGCAAGGACAGCATTCTGTCCGGCCCCGCCGGCGGCATCGTCGGCATGGTGCGCGCCAGCGCGCTGGCCGGTTTCGATAAAGTCATCGGCTTCGACATGGGCGGCACGTCCACCGACGTGTCGCATTACGCGGGCGAGTTCGAACGCGTGTTCGAGACGCAGATCGCCGGCGTGCGCATGCGCGCGCCCATGATGAGCATCCACACGGTGGCCGCCGGCGGCGGCTCCATCCTGCATTTCGACGGCGCCCGCTACAAGGTGGGGCCGGACAGCGCCGGCGCCAATCCCGGCCCCGCCAGCTACCGGCGCGGCGGCCCGCTGGCCGTCACCGACTGCAACGTCATGCTGGGCAAACTGCAGCCCGCGTTCTTCCCCCGCGTCTTCGGCCCCGACGCAAACGAAGCGCTGGACGTGGCCACGGTGCGCGCCCAGTTCGAGGCGCTGGCCCGCACGGTGAACGCGACCCCGGAAGAAGTGGCCGAAGGCTATGTCGCCATCGCGGTAGGCAACATGGCCAACGCCATCAAGCAGATTTCCGTGCAGCGCGGCCATGACGTCACCGAGTACACCCTGACCAGCTTTGGCGGCGCGGGCGGCCAGCATGCCTGCCTGGTGGCCGACGCGCTGGGCATGCGCACGGTGTTCATCCACAGCCTGGCAGGCGTGATGTCGGCCTACGGCATGGGCCTGGCCGACCAGCGCGCCATGCGCGAGCGCGCCATCGAGGCGCTATTGGGCGCGGACCTGGCCGGCGATTTCGCGCAACTGGGCGAACTGGCGCGTGGCGACTTGCTGCGCCAGGGCGTGGAAGGGAAGCGCATCGCGCTGGTGTCGCGCGTGCACCTGCGCTACGAAGGCACGGATTCGGCCCTCGTCGTGCTGTTCGATACGGCCGCCAGCATGCAGGCGCAGTTCGAAGCGGCCTACAAAAAACGCTTTTCCTTTCTGATGCCGGCGCGCGCGCTGATCGTCGAAGCGATCTCCGTGGAAGCCGTCGGCGCGTCCGATGCGCCGCAGGTGGCCGCGCCGGCCCATGCGGCGCGCGCGGATCGGCTGGCGCCCGTGCAGACGGTAGACATGTACTGCGCCGGCGCGTGGCGGCCAAGCGGCCTGTATGCGGCGGACAGCCTGCGCCCCGGCGACGCCATCGATGGCCCGGCCATCGTCAGCGACGCCAATGCCACCACCGTGATCGAGCCAGGCTGGCGCGCCGAAGTGACGGCGCACGGCCATCTGGTCTTGCGCAGGGTCGTCGCCTTGCCCGAGCGGCGCGCCATCGGGACACAAGCCGACCCCGTGATGCTGGAAATTTTCAACAACCTGTTCATGTCGATCGCCGAGCAGATGGGGCTGCGCCTGCAAAACACGGCCCATTCCGTCAACATCAAGGAGCGGCTCGATTTCAGCTGCGCCATCTTCGACGCGCAAGGCCATTTGATCGCCAACGCGCCGCACATGCCCGTGCACCTGGGGTCCATGGGCGAGAGCATCCGCACCGTCATGACGCGCAATGCGGGCGCCATGCGGCCGGGCGACGTCTTCATGCTGAACGACCCGTACCATGGTGGCACGCATCTGCCCGACGTGACGGTGATTTCGCCCGTGTTCGACGAAGCGGGCGGCGCCATCCTGTTCTATGTCGGCTCGCGCGGCCACCATGCCGATATCGGCGGCACGACACCGGGTTCCATGCCGCCCGACTCCACGCGCATCGAGGAAGAGGGCGTGTTGATCGACAATTTCAAGCTGGTCGACGGCGCCACGGGCTTGTTGGCAGAAGACGAAACCCTGGCCCTGCTGGCGGGCGCCAGCTGGCCGGCCCGCAATCCCCGGCAAAACCTGGCCGACCTGCGCGCCCAGGTGGCGGCCAACCAGAAGGGCGCGGAGGAACTGCACAAGATGGTCGCGCATTTCGGCCTCGCCGTAGTACAAGCCTATATGGGCCACGTGCAGGACAATGCCGAGGAAGCCGTGCGCCGGGTCATCACGACCCTGAAGGATGGCAGCTATGCGCTGGACCTCGATAACGGCGCGCAGATCAAGGTGGCGATCAGGGTCGACGCAGCTGCACGCAGCGCCGCCATCGACTTTACGGGCACGTCCAGCCAGCTGCCGAACAACTTCAATGCGCCATCCGCCGTCTGCATGGCGGCCGTGCTGTACGTGTTCCGCACCCTGGTGGATGACGAGATTCCGCTGAATGCCGGCTGCCTGAAGCCGCTCACGGTGATCATCCCGCCCGGTTCCATGCTCAATCCGCGGTATCCGGCCTCCGTCGTCTCGGGCAACGTGGAAACCTCGACCTGCATCACCAACGCCTTGTATGGCGCGCTGGGGGCGATGGCGGCGTCGCAGGGGACGATGAACAATTTCACCTTCGGCAGTGAACGATACCAGTACTACGAGACGATATCGGGCGGCTCGGGCGCCGGCCCCGGTTTTGACGGCACGGACGTGGTGCAGACGAACATGACCAATTCGCGCCTGACGGACCCGGAAATCCTCGAGTGGCGCTTTCCCGTGCGGCTGGACAGCTACAGCATTCGCGCAGATTCGGGCGGGGCGGGGCGCTGGCGCGGCGGCAATGGCGGCGTGCGCCGGGTGCGCTTCCTGGAACCGATGACGGCGGCGATCTTGTCGAACAACCGCATCCATCCGCCTTTCGGCATGGCTGGCGGCGCGGCGGGCGCGCTGGGGCGCAATTACGTCGAGCGGGCTGACGGCACGGTCGAGCACCTGGCCCATATCGGCAAGACGGACATGCGCTCCGGCGACGTATTCGTGATCGAGACGCCGGGCGGCGGCGGCTACGGCAAGACGGAGTAG
- a CDS encoding NAD(P)-dependent alcohol dehydrogenase codes for MTTIAKGYAALGPTSALQPFTFERRAPREDDVAISIKYCGVCHSDIHQARDEWGGAAFPMVPGHEIAGVVTAVGANVSKFKVGDHVGVGCFVDSCTTCKARNVDLEQYMPGLIQTYNGLEADGKTATQGGYSDSIVVKEGYVLSIPDNLPLDAAAPLLCAGITLYSPLNHWKAGPGKQVAILGMGGLGHMGVKIAHAMGAEVTVLSQTLSKREDGLRLGADHYYATNDAETFSKLAGTFDLVICTVGASIDWNQYINLLKVDGNMVIVGIPDGAVPPVNAFGLVGARRSLSGSMIGSIKETQEMLDFCGKHNIVSDIEIIRIQDINEAFERVVKSDVRYRFVIDMASL; via the coding sequence ATGACCACCATCGCCAAAGGCTACGCCGCACTGGGCCCGACTTCCGCACTGCAACCGTTCACGTTCGAACGCCGCGCCCCGCGCGAAGACGACGTGGCCATCTCGATCAAATACTGCGGCGTGTGCCATTCCGACATCCACCAGGCGCGCGACGAATGGGGCGGCGCCGCTTTCCCGATGGTGCCCGGCCATGAAATCGCCGGCGTCGTCACGGCCGTCGGCGCCAACGTCAGCAAGTTCAAGGTGGGCGACCACGTCGGCGTGGGCTGCTTCGTCGATTCCTGCACCACCTGCAAGGCGCGCAACGTGGACCTGGAACAGTACATGCCAGGCCTGATCCAGACCTACAACGGCCTGGAAGCGGACGGCAAGACAGCCACGCAGGGCGGCTACTCGGACAGCATCGTCGTCAAGGAAGGCTATGTGCTGTCGATTCCCGACAACCTGCCGCTGGATGCCGCCGCGCCACTGCTGTGCGCCGGCATCACCCTGTATTCGCCGCTGAACCACTGGAAGGCGGGCCCTGGCAAGCAGGTCGCCATCCTGGGCATGGGTGGCCTGGGCCACATGGGCGTCAAGATCGCCCACGCCATGGGCGCCGAAGTGACGGTGCTGAGCCAGACCCTGTCGAAGCGCGAAGACGGCCTGCGCCTGGGCGCCGACCATTACTACGCCACCAACGACGCGGAAACGTTCAGCAAACTGGCCGGCACGTTCGATTTGGTCATCTGCACCGTGGGCGCATCGATCGACTGGAACCAGTACATCAACCTGCTGAAAGTCGATGGCAACATGGTCATCGTCGGCATCCCCGACGGCGCCGTGCCGCCCGTGAACGCCTTCGGCCTGGTGGGTGCGCGCCGCAGCCTGTCCGGCTCCATGATCGGCTCGATCAAGGAAACCCAGGAAATGCTGGATTTCTGCGGCAAGCACAATATCGTGTCGGACATCGAGATCATCCGCATCCAGGATATCAATGAGGCGTTTGAGCGGGTAGTGAAGAGCGACGTACGCTACCGCTTCGTGATCGACATGGCATCGCTGTAA
- a CDS encoding TetR/AcrR family transcriptional regulator, with amino-acid sequence MPQLRTVPASPSTRSEERRRKLLVAASRLFLDSGYDGVSMDAIVAEAGGSKATAYRYFGSKQELLVAVVEYLCADFIIALRQLDTSQAGLEQGLQLILDELVAVVTSPRHVDFYRLVVTGTAAVPAVGQTWYEHGPQVWHALILRLLEQQRIQGRIAPDTSFSNLPQILFDAVFSHLTTRTVMLGQGGNAATFRPLIAELIELVVARVERRAD; translated from the coding sequence ATGCCCCAGTTGCGCACCGTTCCAGCTTCCCCGAGTACCCGAAGCGAGGAGCGGCGGCGCAAGCTGCTGGTGGCGGCATCCAGACTCTTTCTCGACTCCGGCTACGACGGCGTCAGCATGGATGCCATCGTGGCCGAGGCGGGCGGCTCGAAAGCCACCGCCTACCGCTACTTTGGCAGCAAGCAGGAACTGCTGGTGGCCGTGGTCGAATACCTGTGCGCCGACTTCATCATTGCGCTGCGCCAGCTCGATACCTCGCAAGCGGGCCTGGAACAGGGCTTGCAGCTGATCCTCGATGAACTTGTGGCCGTCGTCACCAGTCCCCGCCACGTGGATTTCTACCGCCTCGTCGTCACGGGCACCGCCGCCGTGCCAGCCGTGGGCCAGACCTGGTACGAACACGGCCCGCAAGTGTGGCATGCGCTTATCCTGCGCCTGCTGGAACAGCAGCGCATCCAGGGCCGCATCGCGCCCGATACTTCATTTTCCAACCTGCCGCAAATCCTGTTCGACGCCGTCTTCTCGCACCTGACCACGCGCACCGTCATGCTGGGGCAGGGCGGTAATGCGGCTACGTTCCGGCCGCTGATCGCGGAGTTGATTGAGCTGGTGGTGGCGAGGGTGGAACGTAGGGCGGATTAG
- a CDS encoding AraC family transcriptional regulator: MSTSLTPQDEIAALISRHAPRTGDYTTAIGNLSFHRQSSVTESLFHAARPSVAIIAQGAKDVTLGTETFHYSRMQYLLTSVDLPVQVRVVEASVDKPHLCVVLGIDIADVAALLDSESTVDSAAQQKILPATRGISVSDVSAELLDAMLRLVRLLDKPGEIATLAPLIRRELTYRLLNGPVGARLRHMALASSQSHQVGQAIDWIKHNYCEPLRIEHLAGMANMSMSSLHHHFKAITAMTPMQYQKLLRLQEARRLMLVEQIDAGTAGYRVGYASESQFSREYSRQFGRAPMRDVGQVRAQLSGATAYSVLP, from the coding sequence ATGTCCACCTCACTTACTCCGCAAGATGAAATCGCCGCCCTGATCAGTCGCCACGCGCCGCGCACGGGCGACTACACGACGGCCATCGGCAACCTCAGTTTCCACCGCCAGTCGTCGGTGACGGAATCGCTGTTCCATGCGGCGCGCCCCAGCGTGGCGATCATCGCGCAGGGGGCGAAAGACGTCACCCTGGGTACGGAAACCTTCCATTACAGCCGCATGCAGTATCTGCTGACGTCCGTCGACCTGCCCGTGCAGGTGCGCGTGGTGGAAGCGAGCGTGGACAAGCCGCACCTGTGCGTCGTGCTTGGCATCGACATCGCCGACGTGGCCGCGCTGCTCGATAGCGAAAGCACCGTCGACAGCGCGGCGCAACAGAAAATCCTGCCTGCCACGCGCGGCATTTCCGTCAGCGACGTGTCGGCCGAGCTGCTCGACGCCATGCTGCGCCTCGTGCGCCTGCTCGACAAACCGGGGGAAATCGCCACCCTGGCGCCATTGATCCGCCGCGAGCTCACTTACCGCCTGCTCAATGGCCCCGTCGGCGCGCGCCTGCGCCACATGGCGCTGGCCAGCAGCCAGTCGCACCAGGTGGGGCAAGCCATCGACTGGATCAAGCACAATTATTGCGAACCGCTGCGCATCGAGCACCTGGCCGGCATGGCGAACATGAGCATGTCGTCGCTGCACCACCACTTCAAGGCGATTACGGCCATGACGCCGATGCAGTACCAGAAACTGCTGCGGCTGCAGGAAGCGCGGCGCCTCATGCTGGTCGAGCAGATCGACGCGGGCACGGCCGGCTACCGGGTCGGCTACGCCAGCGAATCGCAGTTCAGCCGCGAATACAGCCGCCAGTTCGGCCGCGCGCCCATGCGCGACGTGGGCCAGGTACGGGCGCAGCTGAGCGGAGCCACGGCCTACTCCGTCTTGCCGTAG
- a CDS encoding HNH endonuclease, producing the protein MKNDATTRPQANQAPARLSKGDFVTVLRKLLQEEAKAGKSSVDVRAANLHTEVGVYPARGHSMPTCCTVMYEEMQPGDEILLTPPGGKGPTLLVRYKLPR; encoded by the coding sequence ATGAAAAACGACGCAACCACTCGCCCGCAAGCAAATCAGGCGCCTGCCAGGCTCAGCAAAGGGGACTTCGTCACCGTATTGCGCAAGCTGCTGCAAGAAGAAGCAAAGGCTGGCAAGTCCAGCGTGGACGTACGCGCTGCGAACCTGCACACCGAGGTTGGCGTTTATCCGGCGCGCGGCCACTCGATGCCAACCTGTTGCACGGTGATGTATGAAGAAATGCAGCCCGGTGACGAGATCCTGCTGACACCGCCCGGCGGCAAGGGGCCTACGCTGCTGGTTCGGTATAAACTGCCGCGCTGA
- a CDS encoding membrane-bound PQQ-dependent dehydrogenase, glucose/quinate/shikimate family — protein MDTSVNKGAPAIPAVFRGKRLALTVFGIFLGFSGLALAAGGIELITLGGSWYYLLAGLGLLLAGVLYLRRKPLASSIVAVLVIATLVWAVWEIGFAFWPMVPRLAPFIVIGLVAALLHPWLAGLKHTGQSRGFAALLAVVLVAGFAAMFKPHGVLDATVQPQQDALAAVNGGSANWAHYGYGPKGTRFAPYTQIDRQNVDKLQVAWTYRSGELAEGASESQNTPLQIGDTIYTCTPTSKVIALDADTGKERWTFDPKPANTKTWNRCRGVGYYEPAKVTNPFRFDGMQAANAPAAGACAKRIVQVTMDARLIQIDAQTGKQCEGFGDKGSVDLTVGLGKVKMNVPYYAYTSAPTVARNLIILGGWVFDGRSTDEPSGVVRAYSADTGELVWAWDLGNPAITKLPPEGQTYTRSTPNMWSAPAFDDELGLVYLPTGNEQPDFWGGKRPPLTEKYASAIVALDMATGRERWTYQTVHHDIWDYDVAAQPALYDVPDGKGGKIPALVQLTKRGQIFMLDRRTGKPIAEVVERPVPQEHAAGDWVAKTQPYSTGMPALGAETLTERDMWGATFFDQLACRISFRKLNYQGEFTAPSTKETLIYPGYYGGFNWGGAAVDESNGYMFVNDIRMPQVVKLVPRETVDVAKLTSGHGVGSTYPMDGTPFVIDHKAFNSPLGIPCQSPPWGVFAAIDLKTKKKVWERPAGTVQDAVVNGVKARLPIPLGMPTLGGGMSTASGLVFYAGTQDYYLRAMDIATGHEVWKARMPVGSQGTPMTYVSPKSGRQYVVVVAGGARQSPDRGDYVIAYALPKTQ, from the coding sequence ATGGACACTTCAGTAAATAAAGGAGCGCCGGCGATCCCGGCGGTCTTCAGGGGCAAGCGGCTTGCCTTGACGGTTTTCGGCATTTTTCTCGGCTTTTCCGGCCTGGCCCTGGCGGCGGGCGGCATCGAACTCATTACCCTCGGCGGTTCCTGGTACTACCTGCTGGCCGGCCTCGGTCTGCTTCTCGCCGGCGTGCTGTATCTGCGCCGCAAACCGCTGGCCAGCAGCATCGTCGCCGTGCTGGTCATCGCCACCCTGGTCTGGGCCGTGTGGGAAATCGGCTTCGCCTTCTGGCCCATGGTGCCGCGCCTGGCGCCGTTTATCGTCATCGGCCTGGTGGCCGCCTTGCTGCATCCGTGGCTGGCGGGGCTCAAGCACACCGGTCAGTCGCGCGGTTTCGCGGCCCTGCTTGCCGTCGTGCTGGTGGCCGGTTTCGCCGCCATGTTCAAGCCGCATGGCGTGCTGGACGCCACCGTGCAGCCGCAGCAGGATGCGCTGGCCGCGGTGAACGGCGGCAGCGCCAACTGGGCGCATTACGGCTATGGGCCGAAGGGCACGCGCTTCGCGCCGTACACGCAGATCGACAGGCAGAATGTCGACAAGCTGCAAGTGGCGTGGACCTACCGCTCGGGCGAGCTGGCCGAAGGCGCGTCCGAATCGCAAAACACGCCGCTGCAGATCGGCGACACCATCTACACGTGCACGCCGACGAGCAAGGTCATCGCGCTCGATGCCGATACGGGCAAGGAGCGCTGGACCTTCGATCCGAAGCCGGCCAACACCAAGACGTGGAATCGCTGCCGCGGCGTCGGCTATTACGAGCCGGCGAAAGTGACGAATCCGTTCCGTTTTGACGGCATGCAGGCGGCCAATGCGCCGGCGGCGGGAGCGTGCGCCAAGCGCATCGTGCAAGTGACCATGGATGCGCGCCTGATCCAGATCGACGCGCAGACGGGCAAGCAGTGCGAGGGCTTCGGCGACAAGGGTTCCGTCGACCTGACGGTCGGCCTGGGCAAGGTCAAGATGAACGTGCCGTACTACGCTTACACGTCCGCGCCCACGGTGGCGCGCAACCTGATCATCCTCGGCGGCTGGGTGTTCGATGGCCGCTCGACCGATGAACCGTCTGGCGTCGTGCGCGCCTACAGCGCCGACACGGGGGAACTGGTGTGGGCCTGGGACCTGGGCAATCCGGCCATTACCAAGTTGCCGCCGGAAGGGCAGACCTACACGCGCAGCACGCCCAACATGTGGTCGGCGCCCGCGTTCGATGATGAGTTGGGCCTGGTCTATCTGCCGACGGGGAACGAGCAGCCCGACTTCTGGGGCGGCAAGCGTCCACCGCTGACGGAAAAATACGCGTCGGCCATCGTCGCCCTCGACATGGCCACGGGCCGCGAACGCTGGACGTATCAAACCGTCCATCACGATATCTGGGATTACGACGTGGCCGCGCAGCCGGCCCTGTACGACGTCCCGGACGGCAAGGGCGGCAAGATCCCGGCGCTGGTGCAGTTGACCAAGCGTGGCCAGATCTTCATGCTGGACCGCCGCACGGGCAAACCGATCGCGGAGGTGGTGGAAAGACCCGTGCCGCAAGAGCACGCGGCCGGCGACTGGGTGGCAAAGACGCAGCCATACTCCACCGGCATGCCGGCCCTCGGCGCGGAAACGCTCACGGAGCGCGACATGTGGGGCGCCACCTTCTTCGACCAGCTGGCCTGCCGCATCAGCTTCCGCAAGCTCAATTACCAGGGCGAGTTCACGGCGCCAAGCACCAAAGAGACGCTGATCTATCCGGGCTACTACGGCGGCTTCAACTGGGGCGGCGCGGCCGTCGACGAAAGCAATGGCTATATGTTCGTCAACGATATTCGCATGCCGCAAGTGGTCAAGCTGGTGCCGCGCGAAACGGTGGACGTGGCCAAGCTGACGTCGGGCCACGGCGTGGGCAGCACCTATCCGATGGATGGCACGCCCTTCGTCATCGACCACAAGGCTTTCAATTCGCCGCTGGGCATACCGTGCCAAAGCCCTCCGTGGGGCGTGTTTGCCGCCATCGACCTCAAGACGAAGAAAAAAGTGTGGGAGCGTCCGGCCGGCACGGTGCAGGATGCGGTGGTCAACGGCGTCAAGGCGAGGCTGCCTATCCCGCTGGGCATGCCGACCCTGGGCGGCGGCATGAGCACGGCGTCCGGCCTCGTGTTTTATGCGGGCACGCAGGATTATTATTTGCGCGCCATGGATATCGCCACCGGCCATGAAGTGTGGAAGGCGCGCATGCCCGTTGGTTCGCAAGGCACGCCGATGACCTATGTGTCGCCCAAGTCGGGTCGCCAGTACGTCGTGGTGGTCGCGGGCGGCGCGCGCCAGAGTCCGGACCGTGGGGATTACGTGATAGCATACGCGCTTCCCAAGACACAGTAA